From Terriglobia bacterium, one genomic window encodes:
- the lon gene encoding endopeptidase La gives MNDKIKKTADFENLAILPVRDTVLFPNAILPLTVGRESSLELINSLPEGEKFIGVIAQRDPRVDTPQPTDLYQIGTVAFVHKIIKLPTQSLFIFVEGLQRIALEEVLQMEPFIRAKVKALPDVVPDDKKADFDALVRSVTTLFQQAVQLSPTLSDDLQTVVMNIDDPGRLGDFIAANLPSLSSTEKQELLESLDLNSRLDRLNHLLAREVEVLQLRSKIQSDVQDQVTQSQREYYLREQMKAIQKELGEADEHQEIDELRKKIEAAGMTEEARKEALRELSRLAKMSPAAADYHVTRTYLDWLVVLPWKQVGELKVDVNKAKAVLETDHYDLEKIKERILDYLSVLQLKPEMKGPLLCFVGPPGVGKTSLGRSIAKALDRKFIRMSLGGIHDEAEIRGHRRTYIGALPGQIMQGIRRAETRDPVFMLDEVDKIGRDFRGDPSSALLEVLDPEQNSHFRDNYLDVQFDLSKVLFICTANVLDTIPPPLLDRMEMLELQGYTEEEKIEIAIRHLIPKQAEEHGIKLGEQIEFTREAISAISRHYTREAGVRNLEREIATLCRKQARRIAEGHPEKLIVTPENLADFLGVQKFRMETELIERTRQPGVAVGLAWTPSGGDILFVEVTSMKGGKNFTMTGHVGKVMQESMQAALAWVRAHADDYGIDPDFFQNQDIHIHVPAGAIPKDGPSAGITMASALVSALSHRPIRSRLAMTGEITLSGQVLPVGGIKEKVLAARRAGVTEVLLPADNEPNVKEDLQGDMIEGVQLRYVKTMREAIDLALEKRPVPAPVPASTGTSR, from the coding sequence ATGAATGACAAAATCAAGAAAACCGCCGACTTCGAAAATCTGGCCATTCTGCCGGTCCGGGACACCGTCCTGTTTCCCAATGCGATTTTGCCGCTGACGGTGGGCCGGGAAAGCTCGCTGGAACTGATCAACTCGCTGCCAGAAGGCGAAAAGTTCATCGGCGTGATCGCGCAGCGTGACCCGCGCGTGGACACTCCCCAGCCAACGGACCTCTATCAGATCGGCACGGTGGCATTTGTCCACAAGATCATCAAACTTCCAACGCAGAGCCTTTTTATTTTTGTCGAGGGGCTGCAGCGGATTGCGCTGGAAGAAGTTCTCCAGATGGAACCCTTCATCCGCGCCAAGGTGAAGGCGCTGCCAGACGTTGTTCCGGACGACAAGAAAGCCGACTTCGATGCGCTGGTGCGCAGCGTTACGACCCTTTTCCAACAGGCCGTTCAGCTTTCTCCCACGCTCTCCGACGATCTGCAGACCGTGGTGATGAACATTGACGATCCCGGCCGCCTGGGAGACTTTATCGCCGCCAATCTCCCTTCGCTCTCGAGCACGGAAAAGCAGGAATTGCTGGAGAGCCTGGACCTCAATTCCAGGCTCGACCGCTTGAACCACCTGCTGGCCCGTGAGGTTGAGGTGCTGCAGCTCCGCTCCAAGATTCAGTCTGATGTTCAGGACCAGGTGACGCAGAGCCAGCGCGAGTATTACCTGCGCGAGCAGATGAAGGCGATTCAGAAAGAACTGGGCGAAGCCGACGAGCATCAGGAAATTGATGAATTGCGCAAGAAGATCGAAGCTGCGGGGATGACGGAAGAGGCCCGCAAGGAAGCGCTGCGGGAGCTAAGCCGCCTGGCCAAAATGTCGCCCGCGGCTGCCGACTATCACGTCACGCGCACCTACCTCGACTGGCTGGTGGTGCTGCCCTGGAAACAGGTTGGCGAATTGAAAGTGGACGTCAACAAAGCCAAGGCAGTGCTGGAAACCGACCACTACGATCTGGAAAAGATCAAGGAAAGGATCCTTGACTATTTGTCCGTCCTGCAACTGAAGCCCGAGATGAAAGGTCCCCTGCTCTGCTTTGTGGGGCCGCCGGGCGTGGGCAAGACGTCACTCGGCCGGTCCATCGCCAAGGCGCTCGACCGGAAATTCATCCGAATGTCGCTCGGCGGGATCCATGACGAAGCGGAAATCCGCGGGCACCGCCGGACTTACATCGGCGCGCTTCCCGGCCAGATCATGCAGGGCATCCGCCGCGCCGAAACGCGCGATCCCGTCTTCATGCTGGATGAGGTGGACAAGATCGGGCGCGACTTCCGCGGCGACCCATCTTCCGCGCTGCTGGAAGTGCTGGATCCGGAGCAGAACTCGCACTTCCGCGACAACTATCTTGACGTGCAGTTTGACCTCTCGAAAGTGCTGTTCATCTGCACCGCCAACGTGCTGGATACCATTCCGCCACCCCTGCTCGACCGCATGGAGATGCTGGAACTTCAGGGCTATACCGAGGAGGAAAAGATCGAGATTGCCATCCGTCACCTGATCCCCAAGCAGGCCGAGGAGCACGGCATCAAGCTGGGCGAGCAGATCGAGTTCACCCGGGAAGCAATTTCAGCCATCAGCCGCCATTACACGCGCGAGGCGGGCGTGCGCAACCTGGAGCGCGAGATCGCCACTCTGTGCCGCAAACAGGCCCGCAGGATCGCCGAAGGACATCCGGAAAAACTGATTGTGACACCCGAGAACCTTGCGGATTTCCTAGGCGTCCAGAAATTCCGCATGGAAACGGAACTCATCGAGCGCACCCGCCAGCCCGGCGTGGCGGTGGGGCTGGCCTGGACTCCCTCGGGAGGCGACATCCTGTTTGTCGAAGTCACCTCCATGAAGGGAGGCAAGAATTTCACCATGACCGGACACGTGGGCAAAGTGATGCAGGAATCCATGCAGGCGGCCCTGGCCTGGGTCCGCGCGCACGCGGATGACTACGGTATTGATCCGGATTTCTTTCAGAACCAGGACATTCACATCCACGTGCCCGCCGGGGCGATTCCCAAAGACGGACCATCGGCAGGCATCACCATGGCGTCCGCGCTGGTTTCCGCTCTATCGCATCGGCCCATCCGCTCGCGTTTGGCCATGACGGGCGAAATCACCCTCAGCGGACAGGTGCTGCCGGTCGGCGGCATCAAGGAAAAAGTCCTGGCGGCCAGACGCGCCGGCGTCACAGAAGTGCTGCTGCCGGCGGACAATGAGCCCAATGTTAAAGAGGATTTGCAGGGCGACATGATCGAGGGCGTACAACTTCGCTACGTCAAGACCATGCGCGAGGCCATCGACCTGGCCCTGGAAAAACGTCCCGTTCCTGCGCCGGTCCCGGCCTCTACCGGCACTTCCCGGTAG